From Mobula birostris isolate sMobBir1 chromosome 8, sMobBir1.hap1, whole genome shotgun sequence, the proteins below share one genomic window:
- the LOC140201923 gene encoding rab11 family-interacting protein 1-like isoform X1 codes for MSLLEQSQQWYPTHVRVVVIRARGLRSKGKDGTNDAFVIMQLGKEKYSSSVAQKSREPLWREEAEFELPLLQQQGAKEKSTLYLIVTHRALVGLDKFLGQAVIDLAELYQHKTRNKVGWHKLHSKHGKKEKERGEIEVDIRFVRNNMTASMFDLSMKDKSRSTLGKLKDRFKGKKKDGFSDSMSAVVPSTGASADSHDEDVAPKKSKLKMLFPNPNLQRNTLSQSMSVLPTGPTSPADVSKKARAVDEDFTEIHLQNSPEEESSSKTFHVPKIMTHKRTSSADTKQVNLTPSVAGKKEAPSFFGGLRPKSDPMSQSNLCINGSHVYNEEPNPISPSRPKGDPKLMSNSQFYTSVEDLSSKSTASSAETSSGFSFDVQVLKSTTPSASQSFGSTGDLTTQRSDQPKEKDVGLPQSPKREQLAGKNTDTVNVVGGSTKSLNPFEDDVAEEEKKVRLTPEVEAVPKKEEPKRGGILPLFSRKTEAAKASGAKDSQNPFDMAEAKKPPTSLWANRTAAVKPKLDVSPKAETKASSLSSPLLTEPCSPSFPAVSDPFSLAPAIGLNGSTFSSLHLTYSPAAQPLHSSLNAKLDSMGSSSCADEFHLSPSPLPSACGSSPPTTSLDTQTSQFPSEPVVGRSEEAAVPCMQSRKTLAQCLFQELTGRSVGEDWSNSAVEQCDPSPGSPIKIIPEGRLENTDEVGGGGSEQEMETPRSMASQGEVFVEPLPLINFDPMPVSEASQPLEPPKVSPCSSLSSSDVQLVQREKVPPTPAPRKLMAMNQASDGLLQPSEGQLLEDLISFQWKVEQDEEMAVESAESGETDPTLAVGNSVYDLLTGQGEGDCGGMLVAELEPSTILRGGSSEAITDPLVPTVEEMGVNMGSPSSLGICGQLVFPGKLEVSTEDAFTKEQTEAGSQSLSPEPPTPPAVTLAWELEAQSPFDLKSDQNQIITDSNDLGSLRFVMVETNDSKAHLQELVNESQSDNEVTLSECEGEPFGQSADRSKRTALPDKNDSEELSVKANFGNPELTADVIEPSILDVGRDALHSNEEPFADPELQTSESSAVASSSSFQLVESVDFVSGEVGASPAPLDSVELLVPPLCLSALSQFACPALDDPPLIKPPVGSSHEVECSGQKKVLQARVLPTETQPILSQSSGSTVPSKHRPRPVKPMSAVEARFNERSPEENLKSKIKNVNVLVTKSAGHSLAVNENQTLKDYDPPDPAAAYSQLTHDELIQLVLKQNEVIAKKDGHLRDLESYIDNLLVRVMEETPNILKVA; via the exons ATGTCGCTGCTGGAGCAGAGTCAGCAGTGGTATCCCACCCACGTCAGGGTGGTGGTGATCCGAGCCCGCGGGCTGCGCAGCAAGGGCAAGGATGGCACCAACGACGCCTTTGTCATCATGCAGCTGGGCAAGGAGAAGTACTCCAGCTCGGTGGCCCAGAAGAGCCGGGAGCCGCTCTGGAGGGAGGAGGCCGAGTTCGAGCTGCCGCTGCTGCAGCAGCAGGGCGCCAAGGAGAAGAGCACCCTGTACCTGATCGTCACGCACCGGGCCCTGGTGGGGCTGGACAAGTTCCTGGGCCAGGCGGTGATCGACCTGGCCGAGCTGTACCAACACAAGACCAGGAATAAAGTCGG GTGGCATAAGCTTCACTCAAAGCATGggaagaaggagaaagagagaggggagattgAAGTGGACATTAGGTTTGTGCGGAACAACATGACGGCCAGCATGTTTGACCTCTCGATGAAGGACAAGTCCCGGTCAACTCTCGGGAAGCTGAAGGACAGGTTCAAGGGAAAGAAGAAAGATGGGTTCTCCGATTCCATGTCGGCAGTCGTTCCCAGCACCGGCGCCTCTGCTGACAGCCACGACGAAGATGTGGCTCCAAAGAAATCCAAGCTGAAGATGCTGTTCCCCAACCCAAACCTGCAGCGAAACACTCTGTCGCAGTCCATGTCTGTTCTACCCACCGGCCCGACGTCTCCGGCTGATGTCTCCAAGAAAGCCAGGGCTGTTGACGAGGACTTCACTGAAATTCACCTGCAGAACTCTCCTGAAG AGGAAAGCTCAAGCAAGACTTTTCATGTGCCGAAAATTATGACCCACAAGCGGACTTCGAGTGCAGACACCAAGCAGGTGAATTTAACGCCATCCGTCGCGGGGAAGAAAGAAGCTCCATCGTTTTTCGGTGGCCTGAGACCAAAGAGTGACCCGATGTCACAGTCCAATCTCTGCATTAATGGCAGCCACGTTTACAACGAGGAGCCGAATCCCATCTCTCCCTCGAGGCCAAAGGGTGATCCCAAGCTGATGTCAAACAGTCAGTTCTACACCTCCGTGGAGGACCTGTCGTCCAAGTCGACCGCATCCTCAGCTGAGACGAGCAGCGGATTCTCGTTTGATGTCCAAGTGCTGAAATCTACGACCCCGTCAGCCTCCCAGAGCTTCGGGAGCACTGGTGACCTGACAACCCAAAGATCTGACCAGCCAAAGGAGAAGGATGTTGGTCTGCCCCAGAGTCCCAAGAGGGAGCAGCTAGCAGGTAAAAACACTGATACAGTGAATGTTGTCGGGGGCAGTACGAAGTCACTCAACCCCTTCGAGGACGACGTGGCTGAAGAGGAGAAGAAAGTTCGGCTTACACCAGAGGTCGAAGCAGTGCCCAAAAAGGAGGAGCCCAAGCGAGGTGGCATATTACCTCTGTTCTCCAGAAAGACCGAAGCTGCCAAGGCTTCTGGAGCAAAGGACTCGCAGAACCCCTTTGACATGGCAGAGGCAAAGAAACCACCAACCTCCTTGTGGGCGAACAGGACAGCTGCTGTCAAACCCAA ACTGGACGTGTCTCCAAAGGCCGAAACCAAAGCCAGCTCTCTGTCATCTCCTTTGCTTACGGAGCCCTGCTCTCCTTCCTTTCCTGCTGTGAGTGATCCCTTTAGCTTGGCTCCCGCTATAGGTTTGAATGGCTCTACCTTTTCCAGCCTCCATTTGACTTACAGCCCAGCTGCTCAACCTCTGCACTCTTCGTTGAATGCCAAGTTGGACTCAATGGGATCTTCATCTTGTGCAGACGAGTTCCATCTCTCGCCTTCGCCTCTGCCTTCTGCTTGCGGCTCCTCTCCCCCTACCACCTCTTTAGACACCCAAACCAGCCAGTTCCCCTCTGAGCCTGTCGTGGGACGATCTGAGGAAGCTGCGGTACCATGCATGCAGAGCAGAAAGACGTTGGCTCAGTGCTTGTTCCAGGAGCTGACTGGAAGGAGTGTTGGCGAAGATTGGTCCAACAGTGCAGTTGAGCAATGTGACCCATCTCCAGGTTCTCCGATTAAAATTATTCCAGAAGGCAGGTTAGAAAACACTGACGAAGTTGGGGGTGGAGGTAGTGAACAGGAGATGGAGACGCCTAGGAGTATGGCTTCACAAGGAGAGGTGTTTGTGGAGCCTTTGCCCTTGATCAACTTTGACCCTATGCCAGTGTCAGAGGCTAGCCAACCTTTGGAACCACCCAAAGTCTCACCCTGCAGCAGTTTGTCCAGTTCAGATGTACAGTTGGTCCAGAGGGAGAAGGTTCCGCCAACTCCTGCACCAAGAAAATTAATGGCAATGAACCAAGCCAGTGATGGTTTATTGCAACCTTCAGAGGGACAACTGTTAGAGGACTTGATCTCCTTTCAGTGGAAAGTTGAACAGGATGAGGAGATGGCGGTAGAGTCCGCTGAGAGTGGAGAGACTGACCCCACTTTGGCAGTGGGGAATTCTGTTTACGACTTGTTGACTGGCCAAGGGGAAGGTGACTGTGGTGGAATGCTGGTAGCTGAGCTTGAGCCTTCCACCATTTTGAGGGGTGGCTCTTCAGAGGCGATCACCGACCCTCTGGTCCCCACGGTGGAGGAGATGGGCGTAAACATGGGCAGTCCTTCCAGTCTGGGGATTTGCGGGCAGCTGGTCTTTCCTGGGAAGCTGGAAGTTTCTACAGAAGATGCTTTTACAAAGGAACAGACAGAGGCTGGTAGTCAGTCGCTATCTCCAGAGCCCCCAACTCCACCTGCTGTGACCCTGGCTTGGGAGTTAGAAGCACAGAGTCCTTTTGACCTGAAATCAGATCAAAACCAGATCATCACTGATTCCAATGACCTGGGCAGTTTGCGGTTCGTGATGGTGGAGACTAATGACAGCAAAGCCCACTTGCAGGAGTTGGTTAATGAAAGTCAAAGTGACAATGAAGTGACCTTGAGTGAATGTGAGGGGGAGCCTTTCGGTCAGAGCGCAGATAGAAGTAAAAGAACAGCTCTTCCTGATAAAAATGACAGTGAAGAACTATCCGTGAAAGCTAATTTTGGGAATCCAGAGCTAACAGCTGATGTTATCGAGCCAAGTATTTTGGATGTTGGCCGTGATGCTTTGCACTCGAATGAAGAGCCTTTCGCTGATCCAGAATTGCAGACTTCTGAGAGTTCGGCAGTGGCTTCCTCTAGTTCTTTCCAGCTGGTTGAGTCCGTTGATTTTGTTTCTGGTGAGGTTGGGGCTTCTCCTGCACCTTTGGATTCTGTTGAGCTCTTAGTTCCTCCTCTGTGTCTGTCTGCTTTGTCGCAGTTCGCTTGCCCTGCGCTCGATGATCCTCCTTTGATAAAGCCACCAGTTGGGAGTTCTCACGAAGTGGAGTGCTCTGGCCAGAAGAAGGTGCTTCAGGCAAGGGTTCTGCCTACAGAGACACAACCAATTCTCTCACAAAGCAGTGGGTCAACAGTGCCTTCCAAACACAG